The sequence below is a genomic window from Rhodococcus sp. 4CII.
GAATTCGCCCGCCGGTGGTCGCCGTTCGGTGGGCCACGATCCGAAGACGTACTCGTCGAATTCGGCATGACGACCGACCGATACGACGAACACCTCACCCGGATCCACGACGAGGGCCCGCGCGATCTTCCCGC
It includes:
- a CDS encoding DUF3263 domain-containing protein; protein product: MDSFDAAILEFARRWSPFGGPRSEDVLVEFGMTTDRYDEHLTRIHDEGPRDLPADERAEHRDQQSNNPPEQRRRTRHRKNPTSP